The Streptomyces sp. WZ-12 genome segment TGGTCGAATTCCGGCCCGCCGACGATCCGTGAATGGCTGGCCAGTAGCTTCTGGACGAGCGAGGTTCCGGAGCGGGCACAGCCCCCGACGAAGATGAAACGCATAGGCTCTCCTTGGCTGAATCGTTGAAATCGGGCGGGTTCGATCGGAGTTAGGGCGGGGTTAGGGCCGCACACTGACCGCGCGGAGGTGTTCCGGAAACGACGGGAGGTCGGCCTCGCGGTGCGGGGAGGAGACCGCTCCGCGAGGCCGACCTTCCGGCTGCTGGGGCACGGGGGGAACTGTGTCGGTCAGGATCGAGTCGTGGAGTTCCCGTAGCGCGCGACAGGGCTCTATCCCGAGGTCCTTGGCCAGGAGGTGGTAGCCGTCCCGGTAGGCGGCCAGTGCCGTCAGCCGGTCGCCCGCCCGGGCGAGGGCCAGCATCAACTGGAACCTGAGCCGTTCGTGATGGGGATGGGCATCGACCAGACGTTGCAGGTCAGACACGACCTCCCGGTGCCGCCCCGCCTCCAAGAGCACCTCGATGTAGTTCTCGTGCAGCATCAGCCGCAGCTCCTCAAGACATCGGATCTCCGCGGCCATGGAGGCGGTGCCCATCAGCGCCGACAGGGGGCGTCCCCGCCAGAGACTCAGGGCCTCGGCGAACAGGCGTGCCGCGTCGTCCCGTTCGGACGCGCGCCAGGCCAACGTGCCGCGCTGGATGAGCCGGTGGCAGTGCTCCAGGTCGATCTCGTCGGGTCCTGCGGACAGCAGATAGCCCTTGCCCACGGTGTGCAGCCGCTGCTCGGATTCGGTCGACCGCAGCGTCCGGCGCAGTCGTCCCACGTAGAGTTGGATGTTCTTGACCGCGGATACCGGAGGGTGTACGCCCCACAGAGCCTCGATGAGCTCCGCCACCGTGACCTGCCGGTTGGCGTGCAGCAGCAAGTAGGATAAGAGAATCTGTTGCTTGGTACTTCCGCAGGGCATCCGCTTTCCGTTATGGGTCGCGGTCAGCGGCCCCAGGAGAGTAAATTTCATCCCCGTTCTCCTGTGCGTCATGATGAGTGACGTTGATCTTGACGAGGGCCCTCATGGTCGCACGGAGGGTGAGAATTCGCCGCGCCTCACATCATTCCCCTCCTCCTGTACCGGGGCCCGGTCATCGACCCCGAAAAACCAGCCGGCCGACAGTGACGCGCGTGGGTGGCGCGCGCCAGGTGGGCGTAGGAGGGTGATCGGGCGCTCTGTGACTAACCGTCATCTTGGTACTCTTCCGGCCATGTCTACCAGCTACCTCGGAAGCGTGAAGCAAAGGCAGTTCGTTTCACGCCAGGAAGCACGCTGCGGCATGCATCGGGTCGCGTCAATCGATACGCGATATGTGGATATCTTTAGCGTGAATCTGCCTCTCTCGCGTCGGCCGGAACCGTGCACTTCCCTCGTCGCGGATGACCAAAACCTGGCGGGGGAAACAGATGCCCTGCCTGCGGAGCAGTAACTGGCCCGTGTGGAACGGCAAAAAACTGTCGTTATGGTGCAGTTAGCCGGAAGTCCGCTGTTATATTGCGTCTCGCCGGGCGATCATCGCGGCATTGATCAGCGGTCCCGTGATCAGGCAGGCCCCGGTTGATCGGGCGCGGCCGGGCCACCCGTCGACCTGCGCACAGCGCCGCCCCCGTGCGCCAGGAGGGGTGGCGGCCAAGGCTTCGGCGTGAATTTCCGGACCTTCGTGGGAGGCCATGCCGTGCTGGTCACAAGAGGGGCGTGAAGGCTCAAGTGGACTGCCAAGCTGACCGCATGGCCGGCGGCTGGATCCGGAAGCTGCTGCGCTACTGCCGCAGACATCCGCTCGCCCTGGCCGTCGTCGTGGCCGCCACCACCGCCGGTACGGCCGCGACCGCTGCCGTACCACTGATCATCCGCTCCGTCGTCGACGACGTGGTCGGCCGCCACCACCGCCCGCTCGGGCCGCTGCTCGGCGCGATGGCGGCCGTCATCTCGGTGGGTTTCCTCGCCTCATACGCGAGGCGCCGCGCGGCCGGCCGGCTCTCCCTCGAAGTGCTGCACGCCCTGCGGTCCGACATGTTCCACGCTCTCGTCCACCACGACGGGCGCACCCAGGACCGGATGGGCAAGGGCCAGCTCATCAGCCGCATGACGTCCGACGCCGCCACCGTGCAGCGGCTGCTGGACAACCTGCCGACCATGCTCGGCTCGACCCTGCTGTTCGTCTTCGCCCTCACCGCGATGCTGGTCCTGTCGCCGACCCTGACACTGGTGGCCGCCGCAACGGGCCTTGCCCTGTGGTGGGTTGCCCGGTGCGCCTTCGTCCGGGTGTCCGCCGCCGCCTGGCACGCGCAGGAACAGACCGGCGCCGTCACCGGAGTGGTGAGCGGGGCGGTGGACGGCGTCCGGGTCGTCAAGAGCTTCGGCCAAGAGGACCAGGAGCAGGCCAAGTTGCGGACGGCGGCCCGCGACCTCTTCGCCTCCAGAGTGCGGTCGGTACGGCTGCGCAGCCGTTACGGCCCCCTGATGGGCATGCTGTCGGCGCTGGGCCAGGTCGGCATCCTGGCGCTCGGCGGCTGGCTGACCCTCAGCGGCCACATCTCACTGGGCACCTTCCTCGCCTTCTCCGCCTATCTGGCGCAGTTGATGGAACCCACCATGGTCCTCTCGTCGCTGGTGACCGAGGCCCAGCAGACCAAGGCCGGCGCCCAGCGGATGTTCGAGATCATCGACTCCGGCCCGCGCACCACCCGCCACACCCCGCACCACCCCCAGGACCTGCCGGACCGCGAGCCGCGACCCGCCGGCTTCCCACCCGTGCCGGCCGCCGTGGAACTCGACCGGGTGGCCTTCCGGTACGACGCGGACCCGCCCCTGCTCGCCGGGGTCTCGCTGACGATCAGGCCCGGCGAGACCGTCGCGCTCGTCGGCCCGGCAGGCTCGGGGAAATCCACCCTCGCCATGCTGCTCACCGGCTTCCACCCACCGGCCGACGGCACGATCCGCATCGACGGACAGGACATCGGTCAACTCCCCCTGGAATCCCTGCGATCCAAGGTCGCCATCGCCCTACAGGACAGCTTCCTCTTCCACGACACCATCCGCGCCAACCTCACCTACGGGAACCCCGGCGCCACCCCCGACCAGATCACCGCCGCCGCCCGCGCCGCCCAGGCCCACACCTTCATCGAGGCGCTGCCGCAGGGCTACGACACGGTCATCGGCGAACGCGGCCAGACACTCTCCGGCGGCCAGCGGCAACGCCTGGCGCTGGCCCGCGCCCTGCTCAGCGACGCAGACGTCCTCGTCATCGACGACCTGGCGGGCGCCGTCGACGCCAGGACCAGCGCGGCCATCCACCGCGGCCTGCGCGCCGCCCTGCGTGACAGGACGGCGCTGGTCATCGCGTACCGGGAATCCACGCTGGCCTTGGCGGACCGGGTGGCCCTGCTGGACGGGGGCAGAATCCTGGCCACCGGCACCCACAGCGCGCTCAAGAAGAACTGCCCGCCCTACCGCGCCCTGGTAGCCGCCGCGGACCCGCGCGCCGACCCACCGCGCCGCACCGCGCCCCACCCGGTCACCGGCGTCAACTCCGCACTCTGGGAACGGCACCAGGGCCAGGACCAGGACGCGAACGGGAAGCCGGACACGGAACCGCCACCGGAACTGGCCACCGAGGCAGCGAAGTTGTCCGCCGCGACCGACACCCCGAACATCGACGAACAAGCCGCCCGCCGGGTACCACCGGGCTTCCGACTGCCCCACCTGCTGCGCCCGCTCACCGGCCCGCTGGTCCTCTCCCTCGCCCTGGTCATCGCCAGCGCGGCCGGCATCCTCACCCTCCCCGCCCTCGTACGGACCGGCATCGACCAGGGCATCAGCGGCTCCGACCCCGCCGCCTTGCTGGCCGCCTCCCTAGCGGGCCTCGGCGTCGTCCTGTTCACCTGGGGCATCAACGTGGCCAAGGACCGGGTCAGCGGGCGGACCAGCGAACGCCTCCTCTACACGCTCCGACTCAAAGCGTTCGGCCATCTCCAACGGATAGACCTGGAGTACTACGCGCGGGAGGGCTCCGGCCGCATCATCACCCGGCTGACCGCCGACATGGAGAAACTGTCGGCCTTCCTCCAGACGGACCTGACCAACGGCCTGTTCAGCCTGCTCTCGCTCGTCACCGTCGCCGTCCTGCTGCTGATCATCAACGTGCCGCTGGCCCTGGCCGTGCTCGCCCTGCAACCGGCTCTCATCGTGGCGACCCTGCTGTACCGCCGCGTCTCCTCGCGCGCCTACCTGACGTCCCGGGAACGCGCCGGCGCGCTGGTCGCCGACCTTGAGGAGAACATCGCGGGCCTGCGCACCGTGCAGGCATACCGCCACGAGCGCCGCAGCCAACGCCATTTCGACCTGCGGAGCAGGGACTTCACGGCCGCTCAGTACCGGGCACAGTGCCAACTGGCCGCGTACTTCTCCTTCGTCCAGTTGCTGGCGGACACCAGCGTCCTGCTGGTCCTCGCCCTCGGCGCGAGCTGGGTGACCGGCGGCTCCGTCAGCGCCGGCGTGCTCGCCGCCTTCCTCCTCTACATCGAGCTGTTCTTCTCGCCCGTCCAGGAGCTCTCGCAGTCCTTCGACAGCTACCAGCAGGCCGCCGCAGGCTTCGAGCGGGTCAGCCAACTGCTGCGGACGCCACCGCCCGAGTCGGTGCCCGCGGCGCGGCGGCTGGCGCTGCCACCCCGGCTCGACGGACCCATCGCCCTGGACGGCGTGCGGTTCGCCTACCCGGCCACCACCCGCGAGGCACTGTCGGGCATCGACGTCGTCATCCCTCCCGACCGCACCACGGCACTCGTCGGCCGCACCGGAGCGGGCAAGTCCACCGTGGTGCAACTGCTCTCCGGGCTCTACGCGCCGACCGCGGGCGCCATCCGGATCGGCGGCGCCGACCTGAGGGAATTCGACCCCACCGCCTACCGGCGCAGACTCGGGATCGTCCCCCAGGAGGCGTACCTGTTCGCCGGAACGGCCCGTGACAACATCGCCTACGGACGGCCGGACGCCGCGGACATCGAGGTCGAGCGGGCGGCCCGCGCGGTCGGCGCCCACGACATGATCGCCTCGCTCGCTCACGGCTACCACCATCAGGTCGGCGAGGGCGGTCGCGGCCTGTCCGCCGGCCAGCGCCAGCTACTGGCCCTGGCCCGCGCCCAGTTGGTCGACCCCGACATCCTGATCATGGACGAGGCCACCGCGGCACTCGACCCCGTCAACGAGGCCGCCGTGCACCGCTCCCGCCGGCTGCTCTCCCGCCACCGCACCACCATCGTCGTGACCCACCAGATGCACACCGCAGCCGCAGCCGACTTCGTGGTGGTCCTGGACGGCGGACGCGTCGCGCAGACCGGCACCCACGACGAACTGCTGTCCGGCGACGGCCCCTACGCGGAGCTCTGGTCGGCCTTCATCGCCTCATCCCCGCCCGAGCAGGAAGGCCGGCCCCATTGACCCCCCGGGTTTTCTGTACCTGCCGGCCAGGATGCACCGTCTGGCTGACCGGCCCGCTGAGCACCGGAAAGCCAACACTCACCGAAGCGCTCGCCGGCCAACTGCGCAGACAGGCCAGCAGAGTTCAGGCACCGGACGGTGACAACAACCGCAGGCTGCCCACCGCCGATCTCGGCCTCAGCCGCCACCACCGCCCGGCCGCCCCCGACCTGCGCATCCAGGCCGACCGGGACAGCATCGACACCTGCACGGCGACGCTCCACACGCTGCTCAAGGAAAGGAGCCTGGCATGACCCCGCCGGGCGCGAACTCCGGCGCGTCCCCGTCCCTGTCGCACCTGGATGCGTTGGAGTCGGAGGCGGTGCACATCTTCCGTGAGGTGGCGGGGGAGTTCGAGCGGCCGGTGATCCTGTTCTCCGGTGGCAAGGACTCGATCCTGATGTTGCACCTGGCGCTCAAGGCGTTCGCGCCGGCGCCGGTGCCGTTCGCGTTGCTGCACGTCGACACCGGCCACAACTTCCCCGAGGTCATCGACTACCGCGACCGCACCGTCGCCCACCACCACCTGCGCCTGCACGTCGCCTCCGTCCAGGACTTCATCGACCGCGGCGAGGTACGCGAACGCCCCGACGGCACCCGCAACCCCCTGCAAACCGTCCCCCTCCTCGACGCCATCGCATCCCACCGCTTCGACGCCGTCTTCGGCGGCGGCCGCCGCGACGAGGAAAAAGCCCGCGCCAAAGAACGCGTCTTCTCCCTCCGCGACGAGTTCGGCGGCTGGGACCCCCGCCGCCAACGCCCCGAACTATGGCAGCTCTACAACGGCCGCCACTCCCCCGGCGAACACGTCCGCGTCTTCCCCCTGTCCAACTGGACCGAACTGGACGTCTGGCAATACATCGCCCGCGAACAGATCGAACTCCCCACCATCTACTACGCCCACGAGCGCGAAGTCTTCTCACGAGGCGGCATGTGGCTGGCCCCCGGCGACTGGGGCGGCCCCAAGGACGGTGAAACCCTGCAGCGGCGCACGGTCCGCTACCGCACGGTCGGCGACATGTCCTGCACCGGCGCAGTGGACTCCAACGCCGACACCATCAACGCCGTCATCGCCGAAATCGCCGCCTCCCGCCTCACCGAACGCGGCGCCACCCGAGCCGACGACAAACTCTCCGAAGCCGCCATGGAAGACCGCAAGCGCGAGGGGTACTTCTGACCACGAGCAACCCCCACACGGTGGA includes the following:
- a CDS encoding AfsR/SARP family transcriptional regulator — protein: MTHRRTGMKFTLLGPLTATHNGKRMPCGSTKQQILLSYLLLHANRQVTVAELIEALWGVHPPVSAVKNIQLYVGRLRRTLRSTESEQRLHTVGKGYLLSAGPDEIDLEHCHRLIQRGTLAWRASERDDAARLFAEALSLWRGRPLSALMGTASMAAEIRCLEELRLMLHENYIEVLLEAGRHREVVSDLQRLVDAHPHHERLRFQLMLALARAGDRLTALAAYRDGYHLLAKDLGIEPCRALRELHDSILTDTVPPVPQQPEGRPRGAVSSPHREADLPSFPEHLRAVSVRP
- a CDS encoding ABC transporter ATP-binding protein: MAGGWIRKLLRYCRRHPLALAVVVAATTAGTAATAAVPLIIRSVVDDVVGRHHRPLGPLLGAMAAVISVGFLASYARRRAAGRLSLEVLHALRSDMFHALVHHDGRTQDRMGKGQLISRMTSDAATVQRLLDNLPTMLGSTLLFVFALTAMLVLSPTLTLVAAATGLALWWVARCAFVRVSAAAWHAQEQTGAVTGVVSGAVDGVRVVKSFGQEDQEQAKLRTAARDLFASRVRSVRLRSRYGPLMGMLSALGQVGILALGGWLTLSGHISLGTFLAFSAYLAQLMEPTMVLSSLVTEAQQTKAGAQRMFEIIDSGPRTTRHTPHHPQDLPDREPRPAGFPPVPAAVELDRVAFRYDADPPLLAGVSLTIRPGETVALVGPAGSGKSTLAMLLTGFHPPADGTIRIDGQDIGQLPLESLRSKVAIALQDSFLFHDTIRANLTYGNPGATPDQITAAARAAQAHTFIEALPQGYDTVIGERGQTLSGGQRQRLALARALLSDADVLVIDDLAGAVDARTSAAIHRGLRAALRDRTALVIAYRESTLALADRVALLDGGRILATGTHSALKKNCPPYRALVAAADPRADPPRRTAPHPVTGVNSALWERHQGQDQDANGKPDTEPPPELATEAAKLSAATDTPNIDEQAARRVPPGFRLPHLLRPLTGPLVLSLALVIASAAGILTLPALVRTGIDQGISGSDPAALLAASLAGLGVVLFTWGINVAKDRVSGRTSERLLYTLRLKAFGHLQRIDLEYYAREGSGRIITRLTADMEKLSAFLQTDLTNGLFSLLSLVTVAVLLLIINVPLALAVLALQPALIVATLLYRRVSSRAYLTSRERAGALVADLEENIAGLRTVQAYRHERRSQRHFDLRSRDFTAAQYRAQCQLAAYFSFVQLLADTSVLLVLALGASWVTGGSVSAGVLAAFLLYIELFFSPVQELSQSFDSYQQAAAGFERVSQLLRTPPPESVPAARRLALPPRLDGPIALDGVRFAYPATTREALSGIDVVIPPDRTTALVGRTGAGKSTVVQLLSGLYAPTAGAIRIGGADLREFDPTAYRRRLGIVPQEAYLFAGTARDNIAYGRPDAADIEVERAARAVGAHDMIASLAHGYHHQVGEGGRGLSAGQRQLLALARAQLVDPDILIMDEATAALDPVNEAAVHRSRRLLSRHRTTIVVTHQMHTAAAADFVVVLDGGRVAQTGTHDELLSGDGPYAELWSAFIASSPPEQEGRPH
- a CDS encoding adenylyl-sulfate kinase translates to MTPRVFCTCRPGCTVWLTGPLSTGKPTLTEALAGQLRRQASRVQAPDGDNNRRLPTADLGLSRHHRPAAPDLRIQADRDSIDTCTATLHTLLKERSLA
- the cysD gene encoding sulfate adenylyltransferase subunit CysD; translated protein: MTPPGANSGASPSLSHLDALESEAVHIFREVAGEFERPVILFSGGKDSILMLHLALKAFAPAPVPFALLHVDTGHNFPEVIDYRDRTVAHHHLRLHVASVQDFIDRGEVRERPDGTRNPLQTVPLLDAIASHRFDAVFGGGRRDEEKARAKERVFSLRDEFGGWDPRRQRPELWQLYNGRHSPGEHVRVFPLSNWTELDVWQYIAREQIELPTIYYAHEREVFSRGGMWLAPGDWGGPKDGETLQRRTVRYRTVGDMSCTGAVDSNADTINAVIAEIAASRLTERGATRADDKLSEAAMEDRKREGYF